In the genome of Magnolia sinica isolate HGM2019 chromosome 2, MsV1, whole genome shotgun sequence, one region contains:
- the LOC131236022 gene encoding pentatricopeptide repeat-containing protein DOT4, chloroplastic-like: MRKWVSQRQISTLAETRLSYHLNRLLQNCSNSRALKQGKQVHQQIILHGLDSDPYLTTKLIQIYVDCDDSGPALHLFDELPQPNVFAWTAILAVHLRNGNYKECLQMYREMRVQGVRPDMYVFPKLLKVCSQLSDLEEGTQIHGDVIRFGAGSSLHVCNSLIDMYSKCRSVNEARQVFIGMVERDVLSWNSMISGYICNGFLDSALELLSLMELEGLEPDLITWNTIMDAYSRMGLCEAASEIFDRIAEPNIISWTTLILGYSRSGKHEKALCIFRDMIRRGFVLPDSDTLSCVLSSCRQLAALRSGQEIHGYGLKIRTGLGFYDSAGAALLTMYAWCKRIQDARNVFEMMDKRDVITWNSMILGFSHLGMHNSATEHFSDMQMRGVRYDQITIATVLPVCDLKTGKQIHAHVIKKHFNLPILVWNALINMYAKSGCIGAAYAIFSKMGARDVVSWNAMIGGYGMHGHGRAALQLLQEMKQSGIRPNSVTYTSVLSACSHSGLVDEGLQLFDSLTRDFNFTPSMEQFACVVDLLARAGRLQDAVDFINKMPIDPDGSIWGALLAACRIHQNIQFGGFAAEHLFRLEPDNPGNYVTLSNIYARAGRWDDAVRVRKLMEGRGLIKPSGYSWIKNEK, encoded by the coding sequence atgagaaaatgggTCTCTCAACGACAAATTTCAACCCTCGCAGAGACTCGTTTATCTTATCATCTCAACCGTCTCCTCCAGAACTGCAGCAATTCAAGAGCGCTCAAGCAAGGAAAGCAAGTTCATCAGCAGATCATCCTCCATGGCCTCGATTCTGATCCATACCTTACAACCAAACTAATCCAAATATATGTTGATTGTGATGATTCAGGGCCCGCACTCCACCTATTTGATGAATTGCCTCAACCCAATGTGTTTGCATGGACTGCAATCCTAGCAGTCCATTTGAGGAATGGAAACTATAAGGAGTGTCTGCAAATGTATCGAGAAATGAGAGTGCAAGGTGTTAGACCTGACATGTACGTCTTCCCCAAGCTCCTCAAGGTCTGCTCCCAATTGTCAGACTTAGAAGAGGGAACTCAAATCCATGGTGATGTAATCAGATTTGGTGCTGGATCCAGTTTGCACGTTTGCAATTCGTTGATTGATATGTACTCGAAATGCAGGAGTGTTAATGAAGCAAGACAGGTTTTTATCGGAATGGTCGAAAGAGATGTATTGTCATGGAATTCAATGATTTCGGGGTATATCTGTAACGGGTTTCTTGATTCAGCCCTTGAACTTTTAAGCTTGATGGAGTTGGAAGGTTTGGAGCCCGATTTAATCACTTGGAATACGATAATGGATGCTTATAGCCGAATGGGGCTTTGCGAGGCAGCTTCTGAAATCTTTGATCGGATTGCAGAACCTAATATCATCTCATGGACTACTTTAATCTTGGGGTATTCAAGAAGTGGGAAGCATGAAAAGGCGTTGTGCATTTTCAGGGATATGATACGAAGAGGATTTGTTTTACCTGATTCGGATACTCTTTCTTGTGTTCTCTCTTCATGCCGTCAGTTGGCAGCTTTGAGAAGCGGACAAGAAATCCATGGATATGGGTTAAAGATCAGAACAGGACTTGGGTTCTATGATTCAGCTGGGGCAGCTTTGCTGACAATGTACGCCTGGTGTAAGAGGATTCAAGATGCAAGAAATGTGTTTGAAATGATGGACAAACGTGATGTCATCACATGGAATTCCATGATTCTTGGTTTTTCTCATTTAGGAATGCACAATTCAGCAACGGAGCATTTTAGTGATATGCAAATGAGAGGAGTTAGATATGACCAAATCACAATCGCAACTGTTTTGCCTGTATGCGATCTGAAAACTGGCAAACAAATTCATGCCCATGTAATTAAAAAACATTTCAATTTGCCCATTTTGGTATGGAATGCACTGATCAACATGTATGCGAAATCTGGATGCATCGGAGCAGCTTACGCCATCTTCTCTAAGATGGGAGCAAGAGATGTGGTGTCATGGAATGCAATGATTGGAGGATATGGTATGCATGGGCATGGTAGAGCTGCCCTTCAGCTCCTGCAAGAGATGAAACAGTCAGGCATTAGACCAAACTCCGTGACATACACTTCAGTTCTCTCCGCTTGTAGCCATTCAGGTCTTGTAGATGAAGGACTCCAGCTATTCGACAGCTTGACTCGAGACTTTAACTTCACCCCTAGTATGGAGCAGTTTGCTTGTGTAGTTGATTTGCTTGCCCGCGCAGGGCGGCTTCAGGACGCAGTTGATTTTATAAACAAAATGCCGATTGACCCAGATGGAAGTATTTGGGGAGCTCTGCTTGCAGCTTGTCGAATTCATCAAAACATACAATTTGGAGGGTTTGCTGCAGAGCATCTGTTCCGGTTGGAGCCAGATAATCCTGGAAATTATGTGACCTTGTCCAATATATATGCAAGGGCTGGAAGGTGGGATGACGCTGTAAGAGTGAGGAAGCTAATGGAAGGTCGAGGGTTGATAAAACCTTCTGGCTATAGTTGGATAAAAAATGAGAAATGA